The following proteins are encoded in a genomic region of Acidimicrobiia bacterium:
- a CDS encoding M23 family metallopeptidase, protein MDKWGKLFAPLVVVAVLMGGLAAPGQAAVSEDEFILTFPHRDAETHFLSEFGAAKPDGRLHRGVDLFATRGTEVVAGADGFVQKAQRGSRAGLYVVLTHADGYESWYIHLGSFAEGLQVGDPVAVGDVIGYVGSTGNAAGTSPHTHFEIHKNGRAIDPYRYLKDAFERWILSQQIEAGETPFR, encoded by the coding sequence ATGGATAAGTGGGGGAAACTTTTCGCACCGTTAGTGGTGGTGGCCGTCCTGATGGGCGGCCTGGCCGCGCCTGGCCAGGCGGCCGTTTCTGAAGACGAGTTCATCCTGACCTTTCCACATCGTGACGCTGAAACCCATTTCCTGTCGGAGTTCGGGGCTGCCAAACCCGACGGGCGATTACATCGTGGCGTCGACCTGTTTGCGACCCGGGGCACCGAAGTCGTCGCCGGGGCAGATGGCTTCGTTCAGAAGGCTCAGCGCGGGAGTCGGGCCGGCCTCTATGTGGTGTTGACGCATGCCGATGGCTACGAGAGTTGGTATATCCACCTCGGTTCCTTTGCAGAAGGTCTGCAGGTAGGGGACCCGGTGGCGGTCGGAGATGTCATTGGCTATGTCGGTTCCACCGGTAATGCGGCGGGTACGTCTCCGCACACTCACTTTGAAATTCATAAAAATGGGCGAGCCATCGATCCGTACCGGTACCTCAAAGACGCCTTCGAGCGGTGGATTCTTTCTCAACAGATCGAGGCGGGCGAGACCCCGTTCCGGTAA